One window of Thalassovita mediterranea genomic DNA carries:
- a CDS encoding DUF3576 domain-containing protein: MKASTKIAAALFGVFALSGCLFSGNGGAQNISVAENFEGGVNPYLWRASLDTLNTLPLTTADPVGGIINYDWKSFPDAQDERIRATVYILDSRLRADGVKVSVFRQIQENGQWTDAPVDVSTGIQLENAILTRARVLKSSELS, encoded by the coding sequence ATGAAGGCTTCCACAAAGATCGCCGCTGCCCTTTTCGGGGTGTTCGCTCTCTCAGGCTGCCTGTTTTCGGGCAATGGCGGTGCTCAGAACATCAGCGTTGCCGAGAACTTCGAAGGTGGGGTGAACCCTTATCTATGGCGCGCTAGCCTTGATACTCTGAACACGCTCCCACTTACGACGGCTGATCCGGTTGGCGGCATCATCAATTATGACTGGAAGTCGTTTCCCGATGCACAGGACGAGCGTATCCGCGCGACTGTCTACATCCTCGATTCGCGACTACGGGCCGACGGTGTGAAAGTTTCCGTCTTCCGTCAGATTCAGGAAAACGGCCAGTGGACTGACGCGCCCGTCGATGTCTCCACCGGGATCCAGCTCGAGAATGCAATCCTGACCCGGGCACGCGTTCTCAAATCTTCAGAACTCAGCTAG
- a CDS encoding porin, whose amino-acid sequence MRSALPLFIAISLAAPLPQALALPLDVESDIEAATVVSLLDDTRADSEAVLYEISFDTEAETILQNGTELGARLTLRGQRDHPLRPGFAGDFGTGLPIAGAYSGLSGGPIGDETGARGRLEAAYLRADGGYGELRIGKDRGVAARFFEGAASALTYSSVANPYLDPTGLKINRTNHDVTGPSAKLSYASPRILGLRAGISYTPDADGQNLDRSLSDAIGQPGLSNVVEVAANLSRTLRSSGTRIEASLAWSSAEPDDFAGLTRDRMETWSLGANVERDGTEFGLSCLQSDNGFGGADYSAWEAGVAREFGETRVSLNYGEAEDDLAQLSSEGFSLAASRELSDGFDVALSYQNERLDTPGGNRTSRGVVVEITLQADFFRMSRN is encoded by the coding sequence ATGAGATCAGCCCTACCCTTATTCATTGCGATTTCGCTGGCTGCACCCCTGCCGCAGGCGCTTGCCCTGCCCCTCGATGTCGAGAGCGATATTGAAGCGGCCACAGTCGTTTCGTTGCTGGATGACACCCGCGCCGACAGCGAAGCGGTGCTATATGAGATCAGCTTTGATACAGAGGCCGAGACCATCCTCCAAAACGGGACCGAACTTGGCGCCCGGCTGACATTGCGGGGCCAGAGAGACCATCCGCTCCGCCCCGGTTTTGCCGGAGACTTCGGGACGGGTCTGCCAATTGCCGGGGCCTATAGCGGCCTGTCCGGCGGTCCGATTGGAGACGAGACAGGCGCGCGCGGCCGCCTCGAAGCAGCATATCTTCGCGCCGATGGCGGGTATGGCGAACTTCGCATCGGCAAGGACCGGGGCGTCGCAGCGCGATTTTTCGAAGGCGCCGCAAGCGCCCTCACCTATTCGTCTGTCGCAAATCCATATCTTGATCCTACCGGTCTCAAGATAAACCGCACCAATCACGATGTGACCGGGCCGTCCGCAAAGCTGAGCTATGCTAGCCCGCGTATCCTTGGCCTGCGCGCGGGCATTTCCTATACGCCGGACGCCGATGGACAGAATCTTGATCGCAGCCTGTCAGATGCCATCGGCCAGCCCGGGCTTTCCAATGTTGTTGAGGTAGCGGCGAATTTATCCCGCACACTTCGCTCTTCAGGAACGCGCATCGAGGCTTCGCTCGCCTGGTCGAGCGCTGAGCCGGATGATTTTGCGGGCCTGACCCGCGACCGGATGGAAACCTGGTCACTGGGCGCAAATGTCGAGCGCGATGGGACCGAGTTCGGACTTTCCTGCCTGCAGAGCGACAATGGCTTTGGCGGCGCCGACTATTCGGCCTGGGAGGCTGGTGTGGCTCGCGAGTTTGGCGAGACGCGGGTCTCTTTGAACTATGGCGAGGCTGAGGATGACCTCGCGCAGCTTTCCTCGGAAGGCTTCAGCCTTGCGGCCAGTCGGGAACTTTCGGACGGCTTCGACGTCGCTCTCTCATATCAGAATGAGCGTCTGGACACGCCCGGCGGTAACCGCACCAGCAGGGGAGTTGTGGTAGAAATCACACTCCAAGCCGATTTTTTCCGTATGAGCAGGAATTAA
- a CDS encoding thiamine phosphate synthase, with translation MKHAAAVSRKFRNAAHLAQANTGPLLPGGFFLTDPARVKDARAVASRLPDGIGVIIRHFGQADAMEDAFDIVSDCQRAGRIVLIGADPDLALATGADGVHWPFRMRKDLQRHNQSLGLLHTMSVHSPAELRAARAFPVDALIYSTVFPSASPSAGTPIGLSRFAATASNSPVPLYALGGISAANVEKAARFGGFASVSAFEALL, from the coding sequence ATGAAGCACGCCGCAGCCGTCTCCCGCAAGTTCCGAAACGCCGCGCATCTCGCGCAGGCGAATACCGGCCCCCTGCTGCCGGGCGGCTTTTTCCTGACAGATCCGGCTCGGGTAAAGGATGCGCGCGCCGTGGCATCCCGTCTGCCTGACGGGATTGGCGTCATCATCCGGCATTTCGGGCAGGCAGATGCGATGGAAGACGCCTTCGATATCGTCAGCGACTGTCAGAGAGCAGGGCGCATTGTGCTGATCGGGGCTGATCCGGACCTCGCGCTCGCAACCGGCGCCGACGGCGTCCACTGGCCATTTCGCATGCGAAAGGATCTTCAACGCCACAACCAGAGTCTCGGTCTGCTCCACACAATGAGCGTCCACTCACCGGCCGAACTGCGCGCCGCGCGCGCCTTTCCGGTCGATGCGCTGATCTATTCGACCGTATTTCCTTCCGCCAGCCCGAGCGCAGGTACGCCTATCGGACTCTCGCGCTTCGCAGCAACGGCATCCAACTCGCCCGTCCCGCTCTATGCGCTGGGTGGAATATCGGCCGCAAATGTGGAAAAAGCCGCCCGGTTCGGCGGCTTTGCAAGCGTTTCGGCGTTTGAAGCGCTTCTTTAA
- a CDS encoding YggS family pyridoxal phosphate-dependent enzyme: MPSTDLSNDIAASRDGILKQLASAADHPVELVAVSKKQPDERLQAALDCGQRVFGENRVQEAQEHWQHRRDIEGLTLHLIGPLQSNKSEDAVALFDVIQTVDRKKIVRTLSEAAEKLNRFPHLLIQVNTGEEDQKSGVLPADLEELIDYTRQTYPGELKGLMAIPPVDEPAGPHFALLKKLADRAGLPWVSMGMSADYELGAKLGATHVRVGSAFFGERKTA; encoded by the coding sequence ATGCCTAGCACTGACCTATCAAACGACATAGCCGCCAGCCGGGACGGCATCCTGAAGCAGCTCGCTTCGGCAGCGGACCATCCGGTTGAACTTGTTGCCGTCTCAAAGAAGCAGCCCGATGAGCGCCTTCAGGCGGCGCTCGATTGCGGCCAGCGTGTCTTTGGTGAGAACCGGGTCCAGGAAGCGCAGGAACACTGGCAGCACCGGCGGGACATTGAGGGTCTGACCCTTCACCTGATCGGTCCGCTTCAGAGCAACAAGTCCGAAGATGCGGTTGCACTTTTCGATGTGATCCAGACGGTCGACCGCAAGAAGATTGTTCGCACGCTGAGTGAGGCGGCTGAGAAACTGAACCGGTTTCCGCATCTCCTCATTCAGGTAAATACGGGCGAGGAAGACCAGAAGTCAGGCGTGCTTCCAGCCGATCTGGAAGAGTTGATCGATTACACCCGTCAGACCTACCCCGGAGAGCTGAAAGGGCTGATGGCCATCCCGCCTGTCGATGAACCTGCGGGGCCGCACTTTGCGCTTCTGAAGAAACTTGCAGACCGGGCGGGCCTGCCCTGGGTTTCGATGGGGATGAGCGCCGATTATGAGCTTGGCGCAAAGCTCGGTGCCACGCATGTCCGCGTTGGTAGCGCCTTCTTTGGCGAGCGCAAAACCGCCTAG
- a CDS encoding L,D-transpeptidase family protein codes for MPTRFRVTPDRKIIGQGLTFQCAIGKGGMVDAAKKTEGDGASPIGLWKIKRVFWRADKFDRPKTVLPATPLHPDDGWCDEPDDPLYNCAVKRPYPASHEVMWREDDLYDIVVQLDHNTDPVVPGKGSAIFMHIAKPDYSPTEGCIALAFDDLQLLLAHCDKDTGIEILRAS; via the coding sequence ATGCCGACACGTTTCCGGGTAACCCCAGACAGGAAAATTATTGGGCAGGGCCTGACTTTCCAGTGCGCGATCGGCAAGGGCGGCATGGTGGACGCCGCGAAGAAAACCGAGGGCGATGGTGCTTCGCCCATCGGTCTCTGGAAAATCAAACGGGTTTTCTGGCGCGCCGACAAGTTCGACCGGCCGAAGACCGTGCTCCCCGCAACGCCGCTTCACCCCGATGATGGCTGGTGTGATGAACCGGACGATCCGCTCTATAATTGCGCGGTCAAACGCCCGTATCCGGCCAGCCACGAAGTCATGTGGCGCGAGGATGATCTTTACGACATCGTCGTCCAGCTTGATCACAACACTGACCCGGTCGTTCCCGGCAAGGGCAGCGCCATCTTCATGCATATCGCCAAGCCCGACTATTCGCCGACCGAAGGCTGCATCGCGCTCGCTTTCGACGACCTCCAGTTGCTCCTTGCCCATTGCGACAAGGACACGGGCATAGAGATCCTGCGCGCCAGCTAG
- a CDS encoding response regulator transcription factor, whose translation MISTKTLLLVDDDDELRGALAEQFNLHDGFEAMEAANASEALKLIETQRFDLVLLDVDMPDMDGREACKLMRQRGLRAPVVMLTGQDSDADTILGLESGANDYVTKPFRFSVLLARVRAHLRSFEQSEDATFTLGPYEFQPAMKLLVTSSDQKVRLTEKETNILKYLYRAGGKAVAREELLAEVWGYNAAVTTHTLETHVYRLRQKIEPDPANARILITEAGGYRLQAG comes from the coding sequence ATGATCAGCACAAAGACACTTCTTCTTGTCGATGATGACGACGAACTTCGCGGCGCGCTCGCAGAGCAGTTCAACCTGCATGACGGCTTCGAGGCGATGGAGGCAGCCAATGCCTCCGAAGCGCTGAAGCTGATTGAGACGCAGCGGTTTGACCTCGTCCTGCTCGATGTCGACATGCCGGACATGGACGGGCGCGAAGCCTGCAAACTGATGCGCCAGCGGGGCCTTCGCGCGCCTGTTGTGATGCTGACGGGTCAGGATAGCGACGCCGACACCATTCTTGGGCTCGAATCCGGCGCGAACGATTATGTGACCAAGCCTTTCCGGTTTTCCGTCCTGCTTGCCCGTGTGCGCGCCCACCTTCGCAGCTTTGAGCAGAGCGAGGACGCGACCTTCACCCTCGGTCCTTATGAGTTTCAGCCGGCGATGAAGCTTCTCGTCACTTCAAGCGACCAGAAGGTGCGGCTGACCGAGAAGGAAACCAATATCCTCAAATATCTCTACAGGGCTGGCGGTAAGGCCGTGGCCCGCGAGGAGCTGCTCGCAGAGGTCTGGGGATATAATGCCGCCGTGACGACGCACACGCTGGAGACGCATGTCTACCGGCTGCGCCAGAAGATAGAGCCTGATCCGGCAAATGCCCGCATTCTGATTACCGAAGCCGGTGGATACAGGCTGCAGGCGGGTTAG
- a CDS encoding exodeoxyribonuclease III: MPAQPLKLTTWNINSVRLRAPNVQAFLKEEGSDVLCLQEIKCQTDQFPQKAFREIGYNHFQILGQSGGHHGVAIVSRHPIEPVDAHPLCREGHARVQTARINGALIHNIYLPAGGDEPDPVKNDKFAHKLDFLECMARDFASSANAPEPHILVGDLNVAPHENDVWSHKQLLKIVSHTPVETKALEKARKAGGFTDIARTRHADGQKLYTWWSYRAKDWAASNRGRRLDHIWANDAAMAGADLQSYSIHLGWRGGWKPSDHAPVSTTFHF; the protein is encoded by the coding sequence ATGCCAGCGCAGCCGCTCAAACTCACCACCTGGAACATCAACTCGGTCCGCCTGAGGGCACCGAACGTGCAGGCTTTCCTGAAAGAGGAAGGCTCTGACGTTCTCTGCCTGCAGGAGATCAAGTGCCAGACCGACCAGTTCCCGCAGAAAGCCTTCCGCGAGATCGGGTACAATCACTTCCAGATCCTCGGCCAGTCCGGTGGCCATCACGGCGTCGCGATTGTCTCACGCCACCCGATTGAACCGGTCGATGCGCATCCACTCTGCCGCGAAGGCCATGCCCGCGTACAGACCGCGCGCATCAATGGCGCGCTGATCCACAATATCTACCTGCCCGCAGGCGGCGATGAGCCGGACCCAGTCAAGAACGACAAGTTCGCCCACAAGCTGGACTTCCTGGAATGCATGGCGCGTGACTTTGCGTCCTCGGCCAATGCGCCAGAGCCTCATATTCTCGTCGGCGACCTCAACGTTGCGCCGCACGAAAACGATGTCTGGTCGCACAAGCAGCTTCTGAAGATCGTCTCGCACACACCGGTTGAGACGAAGGCGCTGGAGAAGGCGCGCAAGGCGGGCGGGTTCACCGACATCGCGCGTACGCGTCACGCCGACGGCCAGAAGCTCTATACCTGGTGGTCTTACCGGGCGAAGGACTGGGCAGCCTCAAACCGTGGCCGTCGTCTCGACCATATCTGGGCGAATGATGCCGCCATGGCCGGGGCAGACCTTCAGAGCTATAGCATCCATCTTGGCTGGCGCGGCGGCTGGAAGCCGTCCGATCACGCGCCGGTCAGCACGACATTCCATTTCTAG
- a CDS encoding DUF3108 domain-containing protein → MKKMIAATSLVALATAGLSSAQSTSAAATVSPLGEVRAGEPMRLVYEVKATAWALFIPITGRANFRMDLQPDTYSINGVVKTTGLADILVNYDMRLAASGYVRDDHLEPYAYVSQNRDGKKNRRVEMTYGASDVAMTATPAFGNLGEPPATPAQKLEAADPLTAFLGHAFTPRPADGNPCGGPMKIFDGRQLTHLTFENAGLKQVKTDAYRGQAYECHVSMDKIAGYDADEINAKETLTGIEGPLRMWMAPMDNGTYMPVKIQADTDAIGSVTLQVSKLRYEPIPEPSNEG, encoded by the coding sequence ATGAAAAAGATGATCGCCGCCACGAGCCTTGTTGCGCTTGCGACCGCAGGTCTGTCTTCGGCCCAGTCTACATCCGCTGCGGCCACAGTGTCTCCACTTGGAGAAGTTCGGGCCGGAGAACCGATGCGTCTTGTCTATGAGGTGAAGGCGACCGCATGGGCGCTGTTCATTCCGATCACGGGCCGCGCCAATTTCCGCATGGACCTTCAACCCGACACCTATTCCATCAATGGCGTGGTGAAGACGACGGGTCTCGCTGACATTCTGGTCAATTATGACATGCGCCTTGCCGCCAGCGGCTATGTGCGCGACGACCACCTAGAGCCATACGCCTACGTCTCGCAGAACCGCGACGGCAAGAAGAACCGCCGCGTTGAGATGACTTATGGTGCGAGCGATGTCGCAATGACGGCGACGCCGGCCTTCGGCAATCTTGGTGAGCCGCCTGCCACGCCAGCGCAAAAGCTGGAAGCCGCTGACCCGCTGACGGCCTTCCTCGGCCACGCTTTCACGCCGCGCCCTGCAGACGGCAACCCATGCGGTGGCCCGATGAAGATTTTCGACGGCCGCCAGCTGACCCATCTCACCTTTGAGAATGCAGGTCTCAAACAGGTAAAGACCGATGCCTATCGCGGGCAGGCATATGAGTGTCATGTCTCCATGGACAAGATCGCTGGCTACGACGCTGACGAGATCAACGCGAAAGAGACACTGACCGGCATTGAAGGCCCGCTCCGCATGTGGATGGCTCCGATGGATAACGGCACCTACATGCCGGTGAAGATCCAGGCTGACACAGACGCAATCGGGTCGGTCACGCTGCAGGTCTCAAAGCTTCGCTATGAGCCGATCCCTGAGCCATCCAACGAAGGTTAG
- the rpmB gene encoding 50S ribosomal protein L28 has protein sequence MARQCELSGVKPIVGHKVSHSNVKTKRRFLPNLVNVTLRSEALGRDVSLRIAAKTLRTVDKHGGLDGYLAKSKDDTLSAKALKIKRDIEKQAAEASA, from the coding sequence ATGGCACGCCAATGCGAACTTTCAGGCGTCAAGCCGATCGTCGGCCACAAAGTGAGCCACTCGAATGTAAAGACCAAGCGCCGGTTCCTTCCGAACCTGGTGAACGTGACCCTGCGGTCTGAAGCCCTCGGCCGGGACGTGTCCCTGCGCATTGCGGCAAAGACCCTGCGTACGGTCGACAAGCATGGCGGCCTCGACGGCTACCTTGCAAAGTCGAAGGACGACACGCTTTCTGCGAAGGCCCTCAAGATCAAGCGGGACATCGAGAAGCAGGCTGCTGAAGCAAGCGCCTAG
- a CDS encoding amidohydrolase gives MLRPAAILSALLLAACTQPSPTPPAADATGPSEADRPSAARIFSSGTIYTGIAGETVDTVAVGGDGRIVWTGSVDDLDAEVDIENAEFVWLNNNFMYPGFTDAHAHLIGIGQRELSLDLTGTASVDELVTRIEAEADGLAEDAIIVGRGWIETGWPEGRMPTAADLDAVVGDRVVILGRSDGHALVASSAALRAAGIDDTTPDVEGGKIERDEDGKATGILIDNAMTPVWGLVAAPTEEDVRRAYAEGAGVYAERGWTGLHNMSVPPAHAEVMATLDERGELPIRIYNAFTEDGFDIAEAHAFETDTITNRAVKLYMDGALGSRGALLIEPYSDRPDISGLSLLDPEALEVLMMRAEEDGVQLAIHAIGDLANRRILDVYEELSLDGDLRWRIEHTQIVHPSDIARIPELGLIASMQPSHAIGDLKFAPARLGPDRLDGAYAWQDLLDAGAVIAGGSDAPVEVGSPLIEFYAAVARKDLEGNSGAGWHPEQALSRQDALALFTSSAAYAAFMEDDLGTIEPGKIADFSVFDRDLMSVPEAEILNANAVMTVVGGEIVWSAAE, from the coding sequence ATGCTGCGACCTGCCGCTATCCTGTCCGCCCTTCTGCTTGCAGCCTGTACGCAGCCTTCACCGACGCCGCCAGCAGCAGATGCGACGGGGCCAAGCGAAGCCGACCGCCCGAGCGCGGCGCGGATTTTCTCAAGCGGCACGATCTATACCGGTATTGCTGGCGAGACGGTGGACACGGTGGCCGTTGGCGGCGATGGCCGCATCGTCTGGACGGGCTCCGTCGATGACCTCGACGCCGAGGTCGATATCGAAAACGCTGAGTTTGTCTGGCTGAACAACAATTTCATGTATCCGGGTTTCACCGACGCCCACGCGCACCTGATCGGGATTGGGCAGAGAGAGCTGTCCTTGGACCTGACAGGCACAGCGTCTGTGGACGAGCTTGTCACGCGGATCGAGGCAGAGGCCGACGGTCTCGCTGAGGACGCCATCATCGTCGGGCGCGGCTGGATCGAGACGGGCTGGCCTGAAGGTCGTATGCCGACGGCTGCCGATCTCGACGCCGTCGTGGGCGACCGTGTCGTCATTCTCGGCCGGTCGGACGGCCACGCCCTTGTGGCGAGCTCGGCGGCGCTTCGTGCTGCTGGCATTGATGACACCACGCCAGATGTCGAAGGCGGCAAGATCGAACGCGATGAGGACGGCAAGGCCACAGGTATCCTGATTGATAACGCGATGACGCCTGTCTGGGGTCTTGTCGCCGCGCCGACGGAGGAAGATGTTCGACGGGCCTATGCTGAAGGTGCCGGCGTCTATGCCGAACGTGGCTGGACGGGCCTGCACAATATGAGCGTCCCCCCGGCGCATGCAGAGGTCATGGCAACGCTGGACGAGCGCGGCGAGCTGCCGATCCGCATCTATAACGCCTTCACAGAAGACGGTTTCGACATTGCCGAGGCCCACGCCTTTGAAACTGACACCATCACGAACCGGGCCGTGAAGCTTTACATGGATGGCGCCCTCGGCTCTCGCGGCGCGCTCCTGATCGAACCTTATTCTGACCGCCCGGACATAAGCGGGCTATCCCTGCTAGACCCCGAAGCGCTCGAAGTCCTGATGATGCGGGCCGAGGAAGATGGGGTGCAGCTTGCCATTCATGCCATTGGTGACCTTGCGAACCGGCGCATCCTGGATGTCTATGAAGAGCTTTCACTGGACGGCGACCTTCGCTGGCGCATTGAGCATACGCAGATTGTCCATCCGAGCGATATTGCCCGCATACCGGAACTTGGCCTGATCGCGTCGATGCAGCCATCCCACGCGATTGGTGACCTCAAATTCGCGCCTGCGCGCCTCGGGCCTGATCGTCTGGACGGGGCCTATGCGTGGCAGGATTTGCTGGATGCAGGCGCGGTGATCGCAGGCGGGTCTGACGCGCCGGTTGAGGTTGGCTCGCCACTGATCGAGTTCTATGCAGCGGTCGCTCGCAAGGACCTTGAAGGCAATTCGGGTGCTGGCTGGCATCCAGAGCAGGCGCTTTCACGACAAGACGCGCTCGCGCTGTTTACCTCGTCCGCCGCTTACGCCGCCTTCATGGAAGACGATCTTGGCACTATCGAGCCGGGCAAGATCGCTGATTTTTCCGTCTTCGACCGCGATCTGATGAGCGTGCCGGAAGCTGAAATTCTGAATGCAAATGCAGTGATGACAGTCGTTGGTGGTGAAATCGTCTGGTCTGCGGCGGAGTGA
- the cobS gene encoding cobaltochelatase subunit CobS, with protein sequence MSLTSDTDVLTELEPTVEIKVRDVFGIDTDMVVHGFETKTEYVPEIDEAYRFDPQTTLAILAGFEHNRRVMVQGYHGTGKSTHIEQVAARLNWPMIRINLDSHVSRIDMVGKDAIVLKEGVQVTEFREGILPWALQRPVAITFDEYDAGRPDVMFVIQRVLEASGRLTLLDQNRVISPNPYFRLFATTNTVGLGDTTGLYHGTQQLNQGQMDRWSIVTTLNYLEHDAEVEIVSTKATDLDKELLSKMVRLADLTRNAFMNGDISTVMSPRTVITWAENYRIFGDLGHSFRMTFLNKCDELERPLVAEMYQRCFGEDLPESALMVRVA encoded by the coding sequence ATGAGCCTGACCAGCGATACCGATGTTCTGACCGAGCTTGAGCCGACCGTAGAGATCAAGGTCCGTGATGTCTTCGGCATCGACACCGACATGGTCGTGCACGGCTTCGAAACGAAGACCGAATACGTGCCGGAAATCGACGAGGCCTATCGCTTCGATCCTCAGACGACGCTCGCCATCCTGGCGGGTTTTGAGCACAATCGCCGCGTCATGGTGCAGGGCTATCACGGCACCGGTAAATCGACGCATATCGAACAGGTCGCCGCGCGCCTCAACTGGCCGATGATCCGCATCAACCTCGACAGCCATGTCAGCCGGATCGACATGGTCGGGAAGGATGCGATCGTTCTCAAGGAAGGCGTTCAGGTCACCGAATTCCGCGAAGGCATCCTGCCATGGGCGCTGCAACGCCCGGTCGCGATCACCTTTGACGAATATGACGCTGGCCGTCCGGACGTGATGTTCGTGATCCAGCGCGTGCTGGAGGCCTCTGGCCGCCTCACGCTGCTCGACCAGAACCGAGTCATCTCGCCGAACCCGTATTTCCGCCTGTTTGCGACGACCAACACGGTCGGCCTCGGCGACACGACGGGCCTCTATCACGGCACCCAGCAGCTCAACCAGGGCCAGATGGACCGCTGGAGCATTGTCACGACGCTCAACTATCTTGAGCATGATGCCGAAGTGGAGATCGTCTCGACAAAGGCGACCGATCTCGACAAGGAGCTCCTGTCCAAGATGGTCCGCCTTGCGGACCTCACGCGGAACGCCTTCATGAACGGCGATATCTCGACCGTGATGAGCCCGCGTACCGTGATCACCTGGGCGGAGAACTACCGCATCTTCGGCGATCTTGGCCATTCCTTCCGGATGACCTTCCTCAACAAGTGCGACGAACTCGAACGCCCGCTCGTGGCAGAGATGTACCAGCGCTGTTTCGGTGAAGACCTGCCGGAAAGCGCGCTTATGGTGCGCGTCGCCTGA